One Malania oleifera isolate guangnan ecotype guangnan chromosome 10, ASM2987363v1, whole genome shotgun sequence genomic region harbors:
- the LOC131165491 gene encoding uncharacterized protein LOC131165491, giving the protein MTSGLEPIPITSQKHDPAWKHCQMFKNGDRVLLKCIYCGKIFKGGGIHRIKEHLAGQTGNASTCLRVLPDVQLLMQESLNGVVAKKRKKQKIAEEITSINRIPNEIDGFYDRGLQVLTNPPEPDSSLVANREEGTAKKIVGRKKKGKAVKNSSPSATPEDIHPNSIVLSSKRPNNQVCMAIGRFFYDVGVPLDAVNSVYFRPMIDAIASQGSVAVTPSYHDLRGWILKNTVEEVKNDTDQYMGIWGRTGCSLLAEEWNSGKGRTLLNFWVYCPEGTMFLKSVDISDVKNLPDALYETLKEAVEQVGVRNVLQVITFGDERYLIAGTKLIDTFPSLYWAPCAAHCIDSMLEDFGKLEWINAVLEQARSMTTFVYNHSAVLNMMRRYTFGNDLVEVGLTCFATNFVSLKRMFALKQNLEGMVTSQEWMDCPFSKKPAGLMMLDSISNQSFWSSSHLVIRLTDPLLRLLRIVCSKKRPAMGYVYAGVYRAKETIKKEFVKKKEYSIYWNIIDFRWEQLRQLPLHAAGFYLNPRFLYSIEGDMHSDIVSGMFDCIERLVTDIKIQDKIIKEMNSYKNAVGDFGRKMAIRARDTLLPVEWWSTYGGGCPNLARLAVRILSQTCSLMGHKRSQVPFEQMYNTRNCLERQRLNDLVFVQYNLQLKQMVQKSRGEDSVDPISFDSVCFVEDWIAENNVCSEDCGSSDWMAIDPALENTLLLGALNDDAEELGAAGFDDHEIFNGVKDEENVEDNSVRQ; this is encoded by the exons ATGACTTCTGGCTTGGAACCCATACCTATTACGTCACAAAAACATGACCCGGCATGGAAGCATTGTCAAATGTTTAAAAATGGGGATAGGGTGCTGCTCAAGTGCATTTATTGTGGTAAAATCTTTAAGGGTGGTGGGATTCATAGAATTAAAGAACATCTGGCAGGTCAGACGGGTAATGCGTCTACCTGTCTTAGAGTCCTACCTGATGTTCAGCTCTTAATGCAAGAAAGCTTAAATGGGGTTGTTGCAAAAAAGAGGAAAAAGCAGAAAATTGCTGAAGAAATTACAAGCATTAATCGAATTCCTAATGAGATTGATGGATTTTATGATCGGGGACTCCAAGTTCTAACTAATCCACCTGAACCGGATTCTAGTCTGGTAGCAAATCGAGAGGAAGGCACAGCAAAAAAAATTGTGGggagaaagaagaaagggaagGCTGTAAAAAATTCCTCTCCTTCCGCAACTCCTGAAGACATTCATCCTAATAGTATTGTGTTGAGTTCAAAAAGGCCAAACAACCAAGTTTGTATGGCAATCGGACGGTTTTTTTATGATGTTGGGGTTCCTCTGGATGCAGTGAACTCTGTTTATTTCCGACCAATGATTGATGCAATCGCTTCACAAGGTTCAGTGGCCGTAACACCCTCGTATCATGATCTTCGGGGTTGGATTTTGAAGAATACAGTAGAAGAAGTGAAGAATGATACTGACCAATACATGGGAATTTGGGGAAGGACTGGTTGTTCTCTTTTGGCTGAAGAATGGAATTCTGGGAAGGGTAGAACATTGttaaatttttgggtttattGTCCTGAGGGAACCATGTTTTTGAAGTCTGTGGATATATCTGATGTAAAAAATTTGCCAGATGCTTTGTATGAAACACTTAAGGAAGCAGTGGAACAAGTAGGAGTGAGAAATGTGTTACAAGTGATTACTTTTGGTGATGAGCGATATCTTATTGCTGGGACCAAATTGATTGATACTTTCCCTTCTCTGTATTGGGCtccatgtgcagctcattgcatagattCTATGCTTGAGGATTTTGGAAAACTTGAATGGATAAATGCAGTACTTGAACAAGCTAGATCTATGACAACATTTGTCTATAATCACAGTGCTGTTTTGAATATGATGAGAAGGTATACTTTTGGCAATGATTTGGTGGAAGTGGGACTCACTTGCTTTGCGACAAATTTTGTGTCATTAAAACGCATGTTTGCGCTTAAGCAGAACTTGGAGGGAATGGTTACTTCACAGGAATGGATGGACTGCCCATTTTCAAAGAAACCAGCGGGGCTGATGATGTTAGATTCAATTAGTAACCAATCATTTTGGTCCTCCAGCCACCTGGTTATACGATTAACAGACCCACTCTTGCGACTATTAAGAATTGTTTGTAGCAAGAAAAGGCCTGCAATGGGATATGTTTATGCAGGAGTGTATCGAGCTAAAGAAACGATCAAGAAAGAATTTGTCAAGAAGAAGGAATATTCAATTTATTGGAATATTATAGATTTTAGGTGGGAACAACTACGGCAGCTCCCTCTTCATGCTGCAGGTTTCTACCTTAACCCCAGGTTCTTATATAGTATTGAAGGAGATATGCATAGTGATATCGTGTCGGGAATGTTTGATTGTATAGAGAGATTGGTTACTGACATAAAAATTCAAGACAAAATCATCAAAGAGATGAACTCATATAAGAATGCTGTTGGAGATTTTGGACGCAAGATGGCAATTAGAGCTAGAGACACCCTGCTTCCCG TCGAATGGTGGTCAACGTATGGAGGGGGTTGCCCAAATTTGGCACGTTTAGCTGTCCGTATTCTTAGTCAAACTTGTAGTTTAATGGGGCATAAGCGAAGCCAGGTTCCTTTTGAGCAAATGTACAATACGAGAAACTGCCTGGAGCGGCAACGACTCAATGACCTTGTTTTTGTGCAATACAATTTGCAACTGAAGCAAAT GGTTCAAAAGAGCAGGGGAGAGGATTCCGTAGACCCCATCTCTTTTGATAGTGTTTGTTTCGTTGAAGACTGGATTGCAGAAAACAATGTGTGCTCAGAGGACTGTGGGAGCTCAGATTGGATGGCGATTGACCCGGCTTTAGAGAACACGCTGCTTTTGGGGGCTTTAAATGATGATGCTGAAGAGCTGGGTGCAGCAG GTTTTGATGACCATGAGATTTTCAATGGAGTGAAAGATGAGGAAAATGTTGAAGACAATTCAGTAAGACAATAG